In Gammaproteobacteria bacterium, one DNA window encodes the following:
- a CDS encoding peptidyl-prolyl cis-trans isomerase, producing the protein MNVRLETTHGAIILSLDAEKAPQTVENFVQYVRDGFYDGTLFHRVIDGFMVQGGGFAAGMQQKSARAPIANEADNGLRNQRGTIAMARTPDPHSATAQFFINVADNAFLDFKAKTDAGWGYCVFGRVTEGMDVVDRIKGVATTSRAGHRDVPAEDVVIDRASVVED; encoded by the coding sequence ATGAACGTGCGCTTAGAGACCACCCACGGTGCCATCATCCTTTCCCTCGACGCCGAGAAGGCCCCGCAGACGGTGGAGAACTTCGTGCAGTACGTCCGGGACGGGTTCTACGACGGCACCCTGTTCCACCGGGTGATCGACGGGTTCATGGTGCAGGGCGGCGGCTTTGCCGCGGGCATGCAGCAGAAGAGCGCCCGCGCCCCGATCGCGAACGAGGCCGACAACGGCCTGCGCAACCAGCGGGGGACCATCGCCATGGCCCGCACCCCCGACCCGCACTCCGCGACCGCCCAGTTCTTCATCAACGTCGCGGACAACGCATTCCTCGACTTCAAGGCCAAGACCGACGCGGGCTGGGGCTACTGCGTCTTCGGCCGGGTCACCGAGGGGATGGACGTGGTCGACCGCATCAAGGGCGTGGCCACGACGAGCCGTGCCGGCCACCGGGACGTGCCGGCGGAGGACGTCGTGATCGATCGGGCCTCCGTCGTCGAGGACTGA
- a CDS encoding UDP-2,3-diacylglucosamine diphosphatase, with translation MTTLFVSDVHLSADRPEQVHRFLEFLATTARRAQALYLLGDLFDLWLGDDDLGPPNGEAVVALAALGRAGVGLFAQHGNHDFLLGRKFARDTGCRILPDPARVEIHGESVLLSHGDAFCTRDRSYQRWRTFTRNPVAQMLFRALPLPLRRDQAARIRARTLALTPRKPPEVMDVDPVAVALAARAHGVSRVVHGHTHRPGVYPLGVEGMHAERIVLGDWYEGDSVLVWDRTGPQLTRVAELDGRIGAGPGAEGRT, from the coding sequence TTGACGACCCTCTTCGTCTCCGACGTTCACCTCAGCGCGGACCGCCCTGAGCAGGTCCACCGGTTCCTGGAGTTCCTCGCGACCACCGCGCGGCGTGCGCAGGCGCTCTACCTGCTCGGCGACCTGTTCGACCTCTGGCTCGGCGACGACGACCTCGGCCCCCCGAACGGCGAGGCCGTCGTTGCCCTGGCCGCACTGGGGCGCGCCGGTGTCGGGCTGTTTGCCCAGCACGGCAATCACGACTTCCTGCTCGGCAGGAAATTCGCTCGAGACACGGGGTGCCGCATCCTGCCGGACCCCGCGCGGGTGGAGATCCACGGCGAAAGCGTGCTCCTCAGTCACGGGGACGCGTTCTGCACCCGGGACCGGTCCTACCAACGCTGGCGCACCTTCACCCGCAACCCGGTCGCCCAGATGCTCTTTCGGGCGCTCCCCCTGCCTCTGCGCCGGGACCAGGCCGCCCGCATCCGGGCGCGGACCCTTGCGCTCACCCCGCGCAAGCCCCCCGAGGTGATGGACGTCGACCCCGTCGCGGTGGCCTTGGCGGCACGGGCGCACGGCGTATCCCGCGTGGTCCACGGCCACACCCACCGCCCCGGCGTCTATCCGCTGGGGGTCGAAGGGATGCACGCCGAGCGGATCGTGCTCGGGGACTGGTACGAAGGGGACAGCGTGCTGGTCTGGGACCGGACGGGCCCCCAGCTGACCCGGGTGGCGGAGCTCGACGGACGGATCGGGGCCGGTCCAGGAGCAGAGGGGCGAACTTGA
- a CDS encoding alpha-ribazole phosphatase family protein, whose protein sequence is MSAVFYDLLRHGLPVGGHRYRGQTDDPLSERGWAQMWSAVGDECPWQRVITSPLSRCRDFAYALGERHGVPVYEDPRLKEVRFGVWEGHTALEIDAGDPGAVARFHADPVHHRPAGAEPLDAFAARVAEAWQDWAEPARREPTLVVTHAGVVRAVMAEVLGIPLERLYRLQVANAGLTRIRLSDDRPATVMFHGGCLTPGGEG, encoded by the coding sequence GTGAGCGCCGTCTTCTACGACCTGCTGCGACACGGTCTGCCGGTGGGCGGACACCGATACCGGGGGCAGACGGACGACCCCCTGAGCGAGCGGGGCTGGGCCCAGATGTGGTCCGCGGTCGGTGACGAGTGCCCCTGGCAACGGGTCATCACCTCTCCGCTATCCCGCTGCCGGGACTTCGCGTACGCCCTCGGCGAGCGGCACGGCGTGCCGGTCTACGAGGACCCCCGCCTGAAAGAGGTCCGTTTCGGGGTCTGGGAGGGACACACGGCGCTCGAGATCGATGCGGGCGACCCCGGCGCGGTCGCCCGCTTCCACGCCGACCCGGTGCACCACCGCCCTGCGGGGGCCGAGCCCCTGGATGCGTTCGCGGCGCGTGTCGCCGAGGCTTGGCAAGACTGGGCGGAGCCGGCCCGGCGCGAGCCGACCCTCGTTGTGACGCACGCCGGCGTGGTGCGGGCGGTCATGGCCGAGGTCCTCGGGATCCCCCTCGAGCGCCTCTACCGGCTGCAGGTCGCGAATGCCGGCCTGACGCGGATCCGGCTCTCCGACGACCGGCCCGCGACCGTGATGTTCCACGGCGGCTGCCTGACGCCGGGCGGGGAGGGGTGA
- the ampD gene encoding 1,6-anhydro-N-acetylmuramyl-L-alanine amidase AmpD produces the protein MGLSGRLWLSPTTGWLSGVTRLPSPNFDARPAGSGVELVVIHNISLPPGVFGGRDVRRLFTNTLDPAAHPYFRDIAHRPVSAHLFVGRRGAVTQFVSIHDRAWHAGASSFRGRPGCNDFSVGIELEGTDDIPYTDPQYERLAAIIRLLRRRWPGLSDEHLVGHRDVAPGRKTDPGPAFDWERLRRSSA, from the coding sequence ATGGGATTGAGCGGGCGGCTGTGGCTGAGCCCCACGACCGGATGGCTCTCCGGCGTGACGCGCCTGCCCTCGCCGAATTTCGACGCGCGCCCGGCAGGCAGCGGGGTGGAGCTCGTCGTCATCCACAACATCAGCCTGCCGCCCGGGGTGTTCGGCGGGCGCGACGTCCGACGGCTGTTCACCAACACCCTGGACCCGGCCGCGCACCCCTATTTTCGCGACATCGCCCACCGGCCCGTCTCGGCGCACCTCTTCGTCGGCCGCCGGGGGGCGGTCACGCAGTTCGTGTCGATCCACGACCGGGCGTGGCACGCGGGGGCGTCTTCCTTCCGCGGGCGCCCGGGGTGCAACGACTTCTCCGTGGGGATCGAGCTCGAGGGCACCGACGACATTCCGTACACGGATCCCCAGTACGAGCGCCTGGCTGCGATCATCCGGCTCCTGCGCCGCCGGTGGCCGGGTCTCTCCGACGAGCACCTGGTGGGCCACAGGGACGTCGCGCCCGGCCGCAAGACGGACCCCGGCCCGGCGTTCGACTGGGAGAGGCTGCGCCGCTCGTCGGCGTGA
- a CDS encoding CBS domain-containing protein: MSEEKVIRVRDVMKTEFDVVDSMAPVQDALLKMRHIENKCLIVPRRDADDEIGMLLISDIARLVLARDRSPHRVNVYEVMAKPVITVHPDMDIRHCAKLLTRFDLSRAPVTSCRGEVMGIVSFTDLVMKGLVQWD; the protein is encoded by the coding sequence ATGAGCGAAGAGAAGGTCATCCGTGTGCGCGACGTCATGAAGACCGAATTCGACGTGGTCGACAGCATGGCGCCGGTGCAGGACGCGTTGCTGAAGATGCGGCACATCGAGAACAAGTGCCTCATCGTGCCGAGGCGTGACGCAGACGACGAGATCGGCATGCTCCTCATCTCGGACATCGCGCGCCTCGTGCTGGCGAGGGACCGCTCGCCGCATCGCGTCAACGTGTACGAAGTCATGGCGAAGCCCGTGATCACGGTGCATCCGGACATGGACATCCGGCACTGTGCTAAGCTGCTGACTCGCTTCGATCTCTCACGGGCACCGGTGACGAGTTGCCGGGGCGAGGTGATGGGAATCGTGAGCTTCACCGACCTGGTGATGAAGGGGCTGGTGCAATGGGATTGA
- a CDS encoding P-II family nitrogen regulator has translation MHFKLIIAFVEDDKTSAVLDAAREEGATGATVINSARGEGSERETTFFGLTLTTPRDVLLFLVEEHLSRRILERIREVGGFSKRKGAGIAFQIDVEDAVGVHHQAEILKGVVEENL, from the coding sequence ATGCATTTCAAGCTGATCATTGCCTTCGTCGAGGACGACAAGACGAGCGCCGTGCTCGATGCGGCGCGCGAGGAAGGGGCCACGGGCGCCACCGTGATCAACAGCGCCCGGGGGGAGGGCAGCGAGCGCGAGACGACGTTCTTCGGCCTCACCCTCACGACCCCGCGCGACGTGCTCCTGTTCCTCGTCGAGGAGCACCTGAGCCGGCGGATCCTCGAGCGCATCCGCGAGGTGGGCGGGTTCAGCAAACGAAAGGGGGCCGGCATCGCCTTTCAGATCGACGTCGAGGACGCGGTCGGCGTGCACCACCAGGCCGAGATCCTGAAGGGTGTGGTGGAGGAAAACCTATGA
- a CDS encoding DUF1538 domain-containing protein, whose product MTALVEKLWASALATLWSVLPIVLIIFVFQFLVIRRRMPNPRRVLAGFAFVLVGLTLFLVGLEQALFPLGKAMARQLTDPAFAFGPGGIPPQGADWSDYLWVYAFAAALAFATAVAEPALMAVALKAEQVSGGAVGFWGLRLAVAFGAALGTALGAFRIVSGAGLPELTMGLYLVLALQTLLAPRAIVPLAFDSGGVTTSTVTVPMVTALGLGLAGTIPGRSPLSDGFGLIAYTCLFPIMTVMGYAQLAAWRTNRRRRLGRNEER is encoded by the coding sequence GTGACGGCGCTGGTCGAGAAGCTCTGGGCCTCGGCGCTCGCCACGCTCTGGAGCGTGCTGCCCATCGTCCTCATCATCTTCGTGTTCCAGTTCCTGGTGATCCGCCGCCGGATGCCGAATCCCCGGCGCGTGCTTGCGGGCTTCGCCTTCGTCCTGGTGGGTCTCACGCTGTTCCTCGTGGGCCTCGAACAAGCCCTCTTCCCCCTCGGGAAAGCGATGGCACGCCAACTGACGGACCCGGCGTTCGCCTTCGGGCCCGGGGGCATTCCCCCGCAGGGCGCGGACTGGTCCGACTACCTCTGGGTCTATGCCTTCGCCGCGGCCCTCGCCTTCGCGACCGCAGTGGCAGAGCCGGCACTGATGGCGGTAGCCCTGAAGGCGGAACAGGTCTCGGGCGGCGCCGTGGGGTTCTGGGGCCTGCGTCTGGCGGTCGCCTTCGGTGCTGCCCTCGGAACGGCCCTCGGGGCCTTTCGCATCGTCAGCGGGGCGGGGCTTCCCGAGCTGACCATGGGGCTCTACCTGGTGCTCGCGCTGCAGACCCTGCTGGCCCCCCGGGCCATCGTGCCGCTTGCGTTCGACTCGGGTGGGGTGACGACTTCCACGGTGACCGTCCCGATGGTGACCGCCCTCGGCCTCGGGCTCGCCGGCACCATCCCGGGCCGTAGCCCCCTGTCGGACGGATTCGGGCTCATCGCCTACACCTGTCTCTTTCCGATCATGACGGTGATGGGTTACGCCCAGCTCGCCGCCTGGCGCACGAATCGCCGAAGGCGCCTGGGCCGCAACGAGGAACGTTGA
- a CDS encoding DUF1538 domain-containing protein: MAPLRHLLSASLDSLRDLVPIVLVVAFFQLVILRQPVPNLAGILVGSLLVVAGLTLFMQGLTLGLFPLGETLAYAFARKGSVAWLLSFAFALGFSTTVAEPALLAVAGEAAEAAAKAGVIEAGEEARVLYALGLRYTVAVAVGVALVLGVLRILRGWPVHYLLLGGYLALVGMMPFAPPEVLGVALDSGAVTTSTVTVPLVTALGVGLASSIEGRNPMVDGFGLIAFASLTPMVFVLLFGLLA, translated from the coding sequence ATGGCACCGCTGCGGCACCTCCTTTCCGCCAGCCTGGACAGCCTGCGGGACCTGGTCCCCATCGTGCTGGTCGTCGCCTTCTTCCAGCTGGTCATCCTGCGTCAGCCCGTCCCGAACCTCGCCGGCATCCTGGTCGGGAGCCTGCTGGTGGTGGCAGGGCTCACGCTCTTCATGCAGGGGTTGACGCTGGGGCTGTTCCCGCTCGGAGAGACGCTCGCCTATGCCTTCGCGCGCAAGGGCAGCGTCGCGTGGCTGCTGAGCTTCGCCTTCGCCCTGGGGTTCTCCACGACCGTCGCGGAGCCGGCGCTCCTCGCCGTGGCCGGCGAGGCGGCCGAGGCCGCCGCGAAGGCGGGTGTGATCGAAGCGGGGGAGGAGGCGCGGGTCCTCTACGCCCTCGGTCTGCGTTACACGGTGGCCGTCGCGGTCGGCGTCGCCCTCGTGCTCGGGGTGCTCCGGATCCTGCGCGGCTGGCCGGTCCACTACCTGCTGTTGGGGGGCTACCTGGCGCTCGTGGGGATGATGCCGTTCGCCCCCCCGGAGGTGCTCGGCGTGGCGTTGGACTCGGGGGCCGTGACCACCTCGACGGTCACCGTGCCGCTGGTCACCGCGCTTGGCGTCGGGCTTGCCTCGAGCATCGAGGGCCGCAACCCCATGGTGGACGGCTTCGGGCTGATCGCCTTCGCCTCCCTCACGCCGATGGTCTTCGTCCTGCTGTTCGGGCTGCTCGCGTGA
- a CDS encoding carboxylating nicotinate-nucleotide diphosphorylase: protein MSELPQDLSETVARALAEDVGSGDVTAELLPADAHSRARVISRELAVLCGRAWFDEVFRQLDPAVQVAWRVADGAAVAPGDTLCELAGPTRALLTGERTALNLLQTLSGTATTARRYAEAVAHTRARVLDTRKTLPGLRSAQKFATRCGGCLNHRMGLYDLVLIKENHILAAGSIAAAVVAARRLFPALEVEVEVENLSELDQALAAGADIVLLDNFDLPGLRAAVQRAAGSVRLEASGNVDLENVSAFAETGVDYVSAGSLTKHVRAVDLSMRFLPTGA, encoded by the coding sequence ATGAGCGAACTGCCGCAGGACCTCTCCGAGACCGTCGCCCGGGCGCTTGCCGAGGACGTGGGCAGCGGCGACGTGACCGCCGAGCTCCTTCCCGCGGACGCCCACTCGCGGGCGCGGGTCATCAGCCGGGAGCTTGCGGTGCTCTGCGGAAGGGCCTGGTTCGACGAGGTGTTCCGGCAACTGGACCCGGCCGTGCAGGTGGCCTGGCGGGTCGCCGACGGCGCCGCCGTCGCCCCCGGCGACACGCTCTGCGAGCTCGCGGGCCCGACCCGCGCATTGCTCACCGGAGAGCGCACCGCCCTCAACCTCCTGCAGACCCTCTCGGGGACCGCCACCACGGCGCGCCGCTACGCCGAGGCCGTCGCGCACACCCGCGCGCGGGTCCTCGACACCCGCAAGACCCTGCCGGGGCTACGCTCGGCCCAGAAGTTCGCTACCCGATGCGGCGGCTGCCTCAACCACCGCATGGGTCTCTACGACCTGGTGCTGATCAAGGAGAACCACATCCTGGCGGCCGGCTCGATTGCCGCTGCGGTGGTGGCGGCCCGCAGGCTCTTTCCCGCACTGGAGGTCGAGGTCGAGGTCGAGAACCTGAGCGAGCTCGATCAGGCCCTCGCCGCCGGTGCCGACATCGTGCTGCTCGACAACTTCGACCTGCCCGGCCTGCGCGCGGCCGTCCAGCGGGCCGCGGGCAGCGTCCGGCTGGAGGCCTCGGGCAACGTGGACCTCGAGAACGTCTCCGCGTTTGCCGAGACCGGCGTGGACTACGTCTCGGCCGGCAGCCTCACGAAGCACGTCCGCGCGGTGGACCTCTCGATGCGGTTCCTCCCCACCGGGGCGTAG
- a CDS encoding mannose-1-phosphate guanylyltransferase/mannose-6-phosphate isomerase, with translation MNICPVILAGGSGTRLWPLSREHFPKQLLPLHGEGSLLQQTARRLEGLDAAGRSVHVAEPIVVCNEEHRFLIAEQLREAGRKAQAILLEPLARNTAPALTLAALAASRGGADPILLVMPADHVIGDAAAFHRAALTASAAAERGMIATFGVVPDRPETGYGYIERGAGLEGVAPAGAPEPSVLAAFVEKPDRATAEGYLASGRYLWNSGMFVVRSSVWLAAVERYQPGIAAACRGAFEAGRSDADFCRVDAGVFESCPSNSIDYAVMEPLARDSAAGQAVAPSVVVPLQAGWSDVGAWSSLWEISRADDHGNVVRGDVYALDTRDSLVLSEHRFVATVGLRDAVVIETPDAVLVADRAHAQDVKKVVDWLKLRRRDESRTHRRVYRPWGSYESIDAGDRFQVKRLRLHPGAAISLQMHHHRAEHWVVVRGTAMVTRGEERFLLTENQSTYIPIGVTHRLENTGKVPLEIIEVQSGSYLGEDDIVRFEDRYDRLPAAGQK, from the coding sequence TTGAACATCTGCCCCGTCATCCTGGCCGGCGGTTCCGGTACCCGGCTCTGGCCTCTGTCCCGAGAGCATTTCCCGAAGCAGTTGCTGCCGCTGCACGGGGAGGGGAGTCTGCTGCAGCAGACGGCAAGACGCCTCGAAGGCTTGGACGCTGCCGGGCGTTCGGTGCACGTCGCGGAGCCGATCGTGGTCTGCAACGAGGAGCACCGGTTCCTCATCGCGGAGCAGTTGCGCGAGGCCGGTCGCAAGGCCCAAGCGATCCTGCTGGAGCCGCTTGCGCGCAACACCGCGCCGGCCCTGACCCTCGCCGCCCTGGCGGCGTCTCGCGGGGGCGCCGACCCGATCCTGCTGGTGATGCCTGCGGACCACGTCATCGGCGACGCGGCGGCCTTCCACCGGGCGGCGCTCACGGCGAGCGCGGCCGCCGAACGCGGGATGATCGCGACCTTCGGTGTCGTCCCCGACCGGCCCGAGACCGGCTACGGCTACATCGAGCGCGGGGCGGGACTCGAGGGTGTCGCGCCTGCAGGGGCTCCGGAACCCAGCGTTCTCGCGGCCTTCGTCGAAAAGCCGGACCGGGCGACGGCCGAGGGTTATCTCGCCAGCGGGCGCTATCTCTGGAACAGCGGGATGTTCGTGGTGAGGTCTTCGGTCTGGCTGGCGGCGGTGGAGCGCTACCAGCCCGGGATCGCCGCCGCCTGCCGGGGTGCGTTCGAGGCCGGGCGCTCGGACGCGGATTTCTGCCGGGTCGACGCGGGTGTCTTCGAGTCCTGTCCGAGCAACTCGATCGACTATGCCGTGATGGAGCCGCTGGCCCGGGATTCCGCTGCCGGGCAGGCGGTGGCGCCCTCCGTGGTCGTGCCGCTGCAGGCCGGCTGGTCGGACGTGGGCGCCTGGTCCTCGCTCTGGGAGATCAGCCGCGCGGACGATCACGGCAACGTGGTGCGGGGCGACGTCTACGCCCTCGACACGCGCGACTCGCTGGTCCTCTCGGAGCACCGCTTCGTCGCGACCGTGGGCCTGCGCGACGCGGTGGTCATCGAGACCCCCGACGCCGTACTGGTGGCCGACCGGGCGCACGCGCAGGACGTGAAGAAGGTCGTCGACTGGCTCAAGCTCCGGCGCCGGGACGAGAGCCGCACGCATCGCCGCGTCTACCGGCCCTGGGGCAGCTACGAGTCGATCGACGCAGGGGACCGCTTTCAGGTCAAGCGCCTGCGCCTGCACCCGGGGGCGGCCATCTCCCTGCAGATGCACCACCACCGCGCCGAGCACTGGGTCGTGGTGCGCGGCACCGCGATGGTGACGCGGGGCGAGGAGCGCTTCCTGCTGACGGAGAACCAGTCGACCTACATCCCCATCGGCGTCACCCACCGGCTGGAGAACACCGGCAAGGTGCCCCTGGAGATCATCGAGGTCCAGTCCGGCAGCTACCTCGGCGAGGACGACATCGTGCGTTTCGAGGACCGCTACGACCGCCTGCCGGCGGCCGGCCAGAAGTAG
- a CDS encoding GAF domain-containing protein: MDRKGQDWQHEALGLEHAYLTLREQHQTLSRFVGSLERLLSSADSPDRSPDILDLLGQMLKDAMEIIQAKDGSVLVLDPESQELAFLLTAGDVPEDALLGRRIPAGQGVAGWVAASRRPVIVNNSSEDGRFYPDIDWAFEFRTESILAVPIVGGGSVLGVIEVLNKKHGQRFSQGDKSLLMLLARVSGEVCHSIDWQARMTESAAKAASAARDPDSPPPPRNTRQRAQS, translated from the coding sequence ATGGACAGGAAGGGACAGGACTGGCAGCACGAGGCGCTGGGCCTGGAGCATGCCTATCTCACACTGCGCGAGCAGCACCAGACCCTCAGCCGCTTCGTAGGGTCACTGGAGCGGCTGCTCTCCTCCGCCGACAGTCCGGACCGCAGCCCGGACATCTTGGACCTCCTCGGGCAGATGCTGAAGGACGCCATGGAGATCATCCAGGCAAAGGACGGCTCCGTGCTCGTCCTCGACCCGGAGTCCCAGGAACTGGCGTTCCTTCTCACGGCGGGGGACGTGCCCGAGGACGCTCTCCTCGGTCGGCGCATCCCGGCGGGCCAGGGCGTGGCCGGTTGGGTCGCGGCGAGCCGGCGGCCGGTCATCGTCAACAACTCCAGCGAGGACGGGCGGTTCTACCCCGATATCGATTGGGCCTTCGAGTTTCGCACCGAGAGCATCCTCGCCGTACCCATCGTGGGTGGAGGGAGCGTCCTCGGGGTGATCGAGGTGCTCAACAAGAAACACGGCCAGCGCTTCAGTCAGGGGGACAAGAGCCTGCTGATGCTGCTCGCGCGCGTCTCCGGGGAGGTCTGTCACTCGATCGACTGGCAGGCCCGAATGACCGAATCCGCGGCCAAGGCTGCCTCGGCTGCCCGAGACCCCGACTCGCCTCCTCCCCCGCGCAACACCCGTCAGCGCGCGCAGTCCTGA
- a CDS encoding protein phosphatase 2C domain-containing protein — MTLPPDGGAAPAALPLSPEVASGSAKRRRPARVEIQLLGREHEVASSVHYRRAVIGACAVEAAICAGGLGAAGKPNEDALLIVPPDAPGEPALVVVADGHFGADAAELAVAAVGRAWADASPEVREGSDEALVRLVRMAQAAITEAGTEGETTLLLAVIHNGTTLRWASVGDSYLYRLPPGRGGRRANRLDRVWLGPRLTVPVHEVTRRGRFELAPGTRVLLTTDGIPEAIRNVPTLGARQIRAALDGGGDQPLDALVRTALDRGGEDNIAAVLVTVAGEGCTASSKPPRGARWATVWRALRRG; from the coding sequence GTGACGTTGCCCCCTGACGGCGGCGCGGCCCCCGCCGCGCTGCCCCTGTCCCCGGAGGTGGCCAGCGGCAGCGCCAAACGCCGCAGACCGGCGCGGGTCGAGATCCAGTTGCTCGGCCGTGAGCACGAGGTCGCCAGCAGCGTCCACTACCGCCGGGCGGTGATCGGCGCGTGTGCTGTCGAAGCGGCGATCTGCGCGGGCGGCTTGGGTGCGGCGGGGAAGCCCAACGAGGACGCGCTGTTGATCGTGCCCCCCGATGCACCGGGTGAGCCGGCACTCGTCGTGGTGGCGGACGGCCATTTCGGCGCCGACGCGGCGGAGCTTGCCGTCGCTGCCGTGGGAAGGGCATGGGCAGACGCCTCGCCGGAGGTGAGAGAAGGCTCGGACGAGGCGCTCGTGCGCCTGGTCCGGATGGCCCAGGCGGCGATCACCGAGGCCGGGACCGAAGGGGAGACGACCCTGCTGCTGGCCGTGATCCACAACGGAACTACCCTGCGCTGGGCGAGTGTCGGCGACAGCTACCTCTACCGATTGCCCCCGGGGCGGGGGGGGCGGCGGGCCAACCGTCTCGACCGCGTGTGGCTCGGCCCCCGCCTCACCGTCCCGGTGCACGAGGTGACCCGCCGGGGACGTTTCGAGCTCGCGCCCGGCACGCGTGTCCTGCTGACGACGGACGGGATCCCCGAGGCGATTCGGAACGTGCCGACCCTGGGAGCGCGGCAGATCCGGGCCGCGCTGGACGGCGGCGGCGACCAGCCGCTCGATGCGCTGGTGCGTACGGCCCTGGACCGCGGCGGAGAGGACAACATCGCTGCCGTCCTGGTCACGGTGGCGGGCGAGGGCTGCACGGCGAGCAGCAAGCCTCCCCGGGGGGCGCGCTGGGCCACGGTGTGGCGCGCGCTGCGCCGCGGCTAG
- the rnk gene encoding nucleoside diphosphate kinase regulator: MTSLPHIIVSRLDLGRLQALLRSSSADAHPQLDSLRVELDRAEVVEDEDMPPTVATMNSSIRFVIEPMGKEFELTLSYPEDVRGDPRRISVLAPVGSALLGLSVGQAIAWPVPGGKTIQVRVLGISYQPERDRDVAP, from the coding sequence ATGACCAGCCTTCCCCACATCATCGTTTCACGGCTCGACCTCGGTCGGCTGCAGGCCCTCCTGCGTTCCTCGTCTGCCGACGCCCATCCCCAGCTCGACAGCCTCCGGGTGGAGCTCGACAGAGCCGAGGTGGTGGAGGACGAGGACATGCCGCCCACCGTGGCGACCATGAACTCGAGCATCCGGTTCGTGATCGAGCCCATGGGCAAGGAGTTCGAGCTGACCCTGTCCTACCCGGAGGATGTCCGGGGCGACCCGCGGCGGATCTCCGTCCTTGCGCCGGTCGGCAGCGCCCTGCTCGGCCTTTCGGTGGGACAGGCCATCGCCTGGCCGGTTCCGGGCGGCAAGACGATTCAGGTTCGTGTGCTGGGTATCAGCTACCAGCCCGAGCGGGACCGTGACGTTGCCCCCTGA
- a CDS encoding ATP phosphoribosyltransferase produces MSQIKLGIPKGSLEQATIQLFAQAGWDIRASSRNYFPTIDDPEIRCALVRAQEMGTYVASGVLDLGLTGLDWILETGADVEEVCELVYSKSSDQPARWVLVVPQDSPVQRIEDLEGKRIATELVQFTRRYLAERGVNATVEFSWGATEGKAAEGLVDAIVEITETGSTIRAHGLRIVGELLRTHTRLIANRAALADPWKRAKIEQVALLLQAALNARHKVVLSMNVPAGSLDAVVGMLPSLHAPTVNHLYDRAWVAVETVVDSRQVRDLIPRLRAVGAEGILEYALRKIVP; encoded by the coding sequence ATGTCACAGATCAAACTGGGCATCCCGAAAGGGAGTCTCGAACAGGCCACCATCCAGCTCTTTGCCCAGGCGGGTTGGGATATCCGGGCGAGCAGCCGGAACTATTTTCCGACCATCGACGACCCGGAGATCCGGTGCGCCCTGGTCCGGGCGCAGGAGATGGGCACGTATGTCGCCAGCGGCGTGCTCGACCTCGGCCTCACCGGTCTCGACTGGATCCTCGAGACGGGTGCCGACGTGGAAGAGGTCTGCGAGCTCGTCTACTCCAAGAGCTCGGACCAGCCCGCCCGCTGGGTGCTCGTGGTGCCTCAGGACTCCCCGGTGCAGCGCATCGAGGACCTCGAGGGCAAGCGCATCGCGACCGAGCTGGTGCAGTTCACGCGCCGCTATCTCGCGGAGCGCGGCGTCAACGCCACCGTGGAGTTCTCCTGGGGGGCGACCGAGGGCAAGGCCGCTGAGGGCCTGGTCGATGCCATCGTCGAGATCACCGAGACCGGGAGTACCATCCGGGCGCACGGGCTGCGAATCGTGGGCGAGCTCCTGCGCACCCACACGCGGCTGATCGCGAACCGGGCGGCGCTGGCGGACCCCTGGAAACGGGCCAAGATCGAGCAGGTGGCGTTGCTGCTGCAAGCCGCGCTCAACGCCCGCCACAAGGTCGTGCTCAGCATGAACGTGCCGGCGGGGAGTCTCGACGCCGTCGTCGGAATGCTGCCGAGTCTGCACGCGCCCACGGTGAACCACCTCTACGACCGGGCCTGGGTTGCCGTGGAGACGGTGGTCGACAGCCGCCAGGTGCGCGACCTGATCCCGCGCCTGCGGGCGGTGGGTGCCGAGGGGATCCTGGAGTACGCCCTGCGCAAGATCGTTCCCTGA